ctaaattaaacaattttctatTTAGCCCAGACAACAATCAAATCAAGTGAATCTCTGAGCGAGAGCTGACAATAGCGAAACGGAAAAGCGAACTCGAATCGATTGGCATTTCCTTTCACTAGTGGGAAAATTGGTTATGCTCGAGCGAGTCGGAGCCGGAGTGGATGCTAATCCATAGGTGGGTCGGATGTGTGCGCCAGCAATTAGAGCCTCGGTTTGGGCAGAGCTGAGCGTGCGAtttattgtgtgtgtatttttcgAATTTGAATAAAGAGACGCCGTCGGCTGTTTGAGCTTCAGATCAAATCACATGACTTTAATTGAACTTGgcgtaatataaatatatatgtatatatgcgtgtgtatgtgtgtgtgtgtgtgtgtggggaggGGAGGAAGGTCGATGTGACTTGGCTAAGTCTAGAGGCGTCTCCCAATTCAGACACGGGCGGTCAGGATGACAGGGTTAGCTTCCACCTCGGCCACCTTGGCCTTGAGCTTCTCCTCGACCTCCTTCAGCTTGAGAATGGGATTCTCGGcggtggtgctggtgctggtgcttgtaatggtggtggtggtgctgctgccctTGCTCTCCTCGCTGTTGGTGGTGATCACCTTCTCCGTGGTGCTGGCGCCGGCCGACTCCGGATTGGTGCTGTTGCCCTGCGCTTCGAGACTCTCCACGGGCGCCGTTGAGGTGATCGAAGTCTTGGTGATGCTGATCTTGGTCTGCTTGCCGTCGCTGGGGTCGTTGTTGGCGTCTTCGGTGATGGTGGCCGATGTGATCTTGGTGCGATGCACCTGGAAGGTGGGTATCAGCGGCACTGAGGGACCAGCTTGCGGCAGCACCGACACATGGTCGATGATCAAATGGGCGGGCACGCCCTCATCGCTGAGCGGCACCTTCTTAGTGGTCTGCACCAGAATCTTGCGCTCCTGCCCATCGGCAGGCACAACAATGGTCTCTGCCGCGGCCAGAGGCTCATCGGAGCGCTTGTTTACGCTGTGCTCACCGTTGTCCTGGTCAGGCTTCACCTCGGTCACCTCGGAGTCGGGTGCGCTGGCGCCGTTCAAGCTCAAGGCCGACTGAAACAAGCTGTTCTCCAGATTGCCAATTAGCGCATTGAACGAGACCTGCTTCAGTTCGCCATCGGGATTGGCCACAACCTGACGCTTGAACACATCCTGTGCCGGCTGCTGCTCCACACGCGCGTTCCTGGGCAGGCCAAGAAACAGATCGTTTAGATCGAAGGGTGCGGCCCAACTAGAGCAAGTCGCCGCGGCCAGTAGCTAAAGGGAGAGAGCGAGTTGGGATGAGCATGAGCTGGGCTCTGATGGAGCTGCTGCTACTCACAGTGAATATTAAAGCGCACTTCATGATTGtcgttgtttttattgctgctgctgatttaaTTTCCGAGTTGTTTtcaccacaaagtccagattGATAATAAGTTCGCTGACGAGAGGTGTGcgactttttaaacttaacGCCGGGcgcctcaaaaaaaaaaaaaaaaaaaaaaacgtttcaGCTAAGCTTTCAGTTAGCACACTTTGAGCTcgatcaatttattttattttatttttttctcaacTGGTTTGCGCGTGCGTTTCCATACGAAGACCCGCGAATTCTCCTTTAATTGCTCTTTTTTTCTcgataaacatatatatttttaattaatttcatctTTTCTAGATATTCTTTTTGATTTGAGTTTATTAATGGTAATAGATACAACCTTCGGCTAGACACAAATCTCTGTGCATTCGCAGAATTAAATGTTGGCTCAAGGATTGATTATTCAACTTGGGTGCATGTCATATGAGCCGAAGGAATGGCTCCGCACCGTGTGCTCGGCTCGGGTCTGTTTCTTGTTTTGATTCCTGCTAAGcatattaattgaattaacaTCAGTTCGCTATATACacgcttcttttttttgttttaatatttttgttatttgctcAAAGATGTTTCCAAGAAAtgttattcaaaaaatatatgattttGTTTACGGGCATTTAtttgcagcaggagcaggTGAAATTTTGCTGACTAATTTTGTTCGAGTCTTAAACAGCCTCTAAGGTGTTGACAATCAAATTTGTACCAATTTTCACTTTTCGGGCCAGAGCTTTGGACTTCGCGTGGCCCTCAATTAATTGGCTGCTAAAAAGCTAAATAATTGGTCTGAGCTTTGCTGTCTCTGAACTCTGCGTATACAAATCCTTCAAAATGTTAAAAGTACAATTTATTACAAACTGGGCCAAAATTTGAGAGCTTCCGTGGCTTGGTATTTCTGCATATTTGAAAtgttagaaaatataattttttagtGCTGTGATAATTATTGTTGAAGCTGAACCGGGGCCCAATTTGTCAATTAAATTTAGCTGGCAGCAAATGTGCGAATTGATCCATAAAATTTTCCATAAAGCTTTCAATTACTTTTCACAAAATAGAAGAACAAAGACTGAACTTAAGACTTTCCAGCCACCCGCAGCTGCTAATCAATAAATGAAAAGTCGAGATTGTTCTAGTTAATTGTGGCTAAAAAGCAGCTCAAAGCAGTTGATGCCTGTTTTtccccccccaaaaaaaaaaggcgatGCCGGATATCGCAGTCGCAGCTCtacttataatattttataataatattatattatttatttgatttaaatgaCAACATTTAAGCCAATTATAGCTTTCGAGCTTTTGtttgaataaaatttattattatttataagttGCATAAAATGTCTGAATATAATTCAATTAAGGCTTTTGCGCtgaaaccaaaataaaaacttagcAACAATTATGAGAATTAGAAATGCTTCAGACATGCAAATCAATACGAAActttagaaaattaaataaacacaaatataaaaatgaaatgttttcatattttaacGTTGACGCACGCTGCGTATGAGTGATTTTTGCATAATTCCTTATAGTCATTCCTTATAGTAAGTTTGAAATTTTCgagaaacaacaaattgcagcttgtaaataaatatacaactTTATaagaatttcaaatataagCCAGGGCGACAAAATGTAAAGATCCAAAATGCTTTTGTCTATAATGTACCATAAAACTTTGTGAAAACTAAAAGAGTAACAACAATTTCCAGGAATTTTCTATTTTAGCTGCGACGCACGCTGCGTATGAgtgatttttatataacaaacaaaagcacGGCGCACGCTGCGTATGATTAATTAATGCTTGCAATAGAGTTGCATTTGCCAGCACTGGCTAGagaaaatacacaaatatgctGAATGCGATTTGTAAACTgcaattgtttggctttttttcaCAGCTTTTTACAATAAACACACGTCACACGGAGCGAATGCGTAATGCGGCAGCTCAGTTATCCAACGCAGCGGGCGGCGAGTGCGTCAGCCAGGAGCGCAATGTTTATGAACCTATTTTTGGGCCAGCAGCCGGGTAAACAACATAAGCCGATTGACTCGGCAATTCAATTGCCCCAGCCTCGCAGGCGCGCGATTTTACACCAAGCCGAGATTTGCGTAGACGGCCGCTGTATTGATACGAAACGAGCACAATTAATTAGAGCCTGCAGccagaaaataacaaaaacaatggaTGGCCCCGTGCCCTGAGCACGTAACTAAAGACAGCGAGAAGCGCGGAGAGGAGTCCGCCGCAACAGTGGCAGACAACAGACAACGGCCAAGCCGAAAACCTGTCGGCCAATTAACATGTGTCAATAATTACGCGGAATCGCGTCTCGCACCTGGCCGCAGCAATGGCGTTGCCTATAAAAGCCGATGATCTGCACTAATTAGGCTCAAACTTGCGAACATCAGGCTAGGGAtcagagcaacagcagcagcagtagcagcagcaaagcgtTTTCTTAGAAGGCAGCCATAGAACAGGAGGAGcgcaattttcatttgccgCCAAGCCGAAAAAACTGAAAGCAGAGCTCAACTGAGATGCAGACACAACATGCGATTCTGGGCGCCGCCGTGCTGGGCATGCTACTCGCCTTTGGCTGCACGCTGCCCGTGCTGGACGCCAGTTCCGGCCTGGACAATGCCACGATAGAGGAGCTCCAAGCCAGTCTCAATGATACGCCCAAGAATCTGTAAGTATGCGAGAGAAAAACTTTCCATATTTCGAATTCCTATTTCAAGAGCGCTTGTGCTTACTTTAAGCTTAAATATTCCTATTTTAatcattatttttacttaatccatgactttttatttatgttttaaatcAAGACTTTGTTGACTTACCTGAATCTCCACTCTTTACGCTTCCCTCCAGGTATGTGGTCAAGGCAGTGGTCTATGAGATTGGCATACTCACCGAGGTGGGCGACAATGAAACCGATTTCGAGAGCCAGGAACGCGTGGATCTGACCTTCTACGATGCGCACACCAATCAGAGCCACATCGATCTGGGCAACATACCGCTGCCGATACAGACGAACGTTTCGGGCCAGGTGCTGACGGGCATTGCGCCGGTCAATATTGGCGCCTTCAGCAGTCCACAGGAGCTGCTCCAGACGCTGCCGCTGACGGGCAGCATTGTGAACATAACGCACAGCGACACCGCCTTCTATCAGCTAACCAAATCCAATACGAGCGCATTCGAGAAGCCGCAGCTGCTCACCTCCGACCAGCTGGCCAAACTGACGCATGCCGCCGAGCTGTTCCCGCCCGCTCCAGCGCTCAGCGGATTTGGCGGCTCCGCCGCCTCCAACGAGGTGGACGCTGAGAACTAAATGGAAGCTGGACTCAAATTCTCTGATACCCTGATAAACGTAATGCAGTGCGTTGTGCTTCACATCATATCATATCGTAATAAGTACCTTTAACCATAGCCAATAAGTGTTAAGTAGCGACAGTGTTAGAAAAGACTGTAAGAGGACGAGATCGTTAGGCATACATAGAACAAGTAGAAATCccccttaaaaaaaataccttGACTTTGCCATAGTCAAAATcacttttttgtatttgtaaacttaaaataaaataataaaaaaatctaaaaaaaaaaaaatcgcatAAGTGCCAAGTCAAAAAATGGTGTTACTTTACCTTTATGCATGGATAGCTCATGTGACTCGAGAACTGCTAAAAGCTTTCCATCCACTTCTCACCTGCCCTCGAAtgattcaaaaaaaaaaaaaaaaaaacttacatatttcatatatatataaatagctaaACACATGTTTACCTGTGTTGAAAGCCATGAGCATGGCGCATTAACTTTCTTTCCGGTCTAGAACAACTCGGAAAACTGGAAGATTATATagtacataattttttttttgtttttttacacaCTCTCAATAATAATTAACCAGTTTTGAGGCCAAATTCATTTTTCGCATTCTTGTGCAATAAATGCTTGATATGctataattaaatacaaactgaacaaaaatattcaactattgaattatttttataatttgattcACACtccaaataaacaattaatatcagttaaacaaaaaaaaaagaagcagttGTTCCTTGGCAAGCCTTGTGATTGATTATATGCCCCATGGAAAaccatatttcatatttttagaCTAAAAATAGGTAATTCCTGGGCCTCGCACTTGCTGGTTGAAACAAATTTCTTTGGGTTCATTTCTGCACggtactaaaaaaaaaaaatcaccaCTCTATTAGTTAAGTATGAACAACTCCAGAGCTtacttgaattcttgagaatcgaggagaaGAGCACTTCGTGGAAAAttcgttttaattaaatttgcagcacagcGAACAATAAGCTTGGTCTGCGgtcatgcatgcatacataaacatacgcccttatgcacatacacacaagcacaaacacatatataatacttatatgCCGCCTTCGTACAAAATGCTTGTTTGAATAAAATCTGATGTACAATGTATGTGACAGGCAgcaggaagcatctccgagcCCAGCCATGTCAGTGTGTGCATAAATGAAGACGTCGCTCTCCGAGTCTATGAGACCTACAGGCTGAAATTTTGAAGGTAGGTcatccaagtaatcgataacttgccgtTTCCATgatatcgataagaatcga
The sequence above is a segment of the Drosophila virilis strain 15010-1051.87 chromosome 3, Dvir_AGI_RSII-ME, whole genome shotgun sequence genome. Coding sequences within it:
- the LOC6624343 gene encoding uncharacterized protein; translation: MKCALIFTLLAAATCSSWAAPFDLNDLFLGLPRNARVEQQPAQDVFKRQVVANPDGELKQVSFNALIGNLENSLFQSALSLNGASAPDSEVTEVKPDQDNGEHSVNKRSDEPLAAAETIVVPADGQERKILVQTTKKVPLSDEGVPAHLIIDHVSVLPQAGPSVPLIPTFQVHRTKITSATITEDANNDPSDGKQTKISITKTSITSTAPVESLEAQGNSTNPESAGASTTEKVITTNSEESKGSSTTTTITSTSTSTTAENPILKLKEVEEKLKAKVAEVEANPVILTARV
- the LOC6624658 gene encoding uncharacterized protein, which gives rise to MQTQHAILGAAVLGMLLAFGCTLPVLDASSGLDNATIEELQASLNDTPKNLYVVKAVVYEIGILTEVGDNETDFESQERVDLTFYDAHTNQSHIDLGNIPLPIQTNVSGQVLTGIAPVNIGAFSSPQELLQTLPLTGSIVNITHSDTAFYQLTKSNTSAFEKPQLLTSDQLAKLTHAAELFPPAPALSGFGGSAASNEVDAEN